A DNA window from Amycolatopsis sp. DSM 110486 contains the following coding sequences:
- a CDS encoding DUF11 domain-containing protein, giving the protein MGSAGKRLLAVLGLLATFVMPAQADTVKGLQQNYHQVVYGDFLYAGNSVVECTPSAADCAKAASRETKKPAGDFALRWSDVDSDASTFDSSTASVTIPPGAKVAFARLSWGGTRTACASPAGAPKTQAVQFSVGAAKADVTPGSYAEDAKFYSAYADVTGQFATAPTGAPLTLTAANVWTTAGRECGGGWSVAIVFSYPARDPQYAPAKRAIYVYDGHVPQGANGPATTTTVTGFRAASADAHVGVTAEGGDWGTTGDRFLINDKPVAEPGTGASDNFFVASTDNAAKPDVKNTFGIDAKAFSSDAVPSAATSAKLAFSTTGDDFVAQNLVFSVPVPDLQLVTHADPPRAHAGGQVTVTVGVTNPNDTAATGVEVTDERFSSCAKKIGELAAGATTGYQCTVTAPDGDVTSAAKVTGTSTLGDALDGSATTRVDVVHPAITLAQQADKAAYRTGDPVTFTVTATNTGDVPLHDVAVTDAKVGACARTIGTLAPGQHTTGTCTAKAPVPDTSASVAGTDPLGKTVTANADADVPLIAPALDVTKTVDPAVVHAGEPATWTITVRNTGDSPLNPVVVTDATTPACSRTFGALAAGAQQSFPCVANPALTTTNTVTATGTDLSGQPVTDTASATAKVIHPALSLTKTAAPAQVREGDRVTFTVTLKNTGDAPLDGVAVADDRTPGCVRKFGTLAPQATQTYQCDLLAPGDDFTDPAVATGKDELGKQLSVTADAPVDVIHPAVAVTESAAPAQVREGDRVAFSVTVSNTGDVPLEKLAVTSGKVPDCAKKLGTLAPQGKQTFTCTTVAGTDGFTNSVTVTGTDPTARTVTASADAKFTVQHPAVTLATTVQGGPFREHDSVPIQVTVKNTGDTPLTKPHVTTAARADACTQDHDTLTPGATWTFNCTTTAPADDVTESLTVTATPPVGPLVSASAEAAIDVIHPAIAVTQTVTPTVVRPGEPATFTITATNTGDAELHDVTIEDPAAPECAHRLGTLAPQAKQNYTCTHSAGDDLTSTAKATGTDPSNRPVTATAGAHLDVIHPAVTITQSAKPQQVREGDQVTFTITASNTGDVPLTNVSIVDDKTPACARTDGNTLAPGATDHYTCTTDAGSDGYTNTAKVTATDPLGGTVTATADAAFTVVHPGLSLTRTVHGGPFHAGDAVTTTLTVTNTGDSPVTAVQVADDRVPACAKTFDTLAPGATQSYDCTSPAPADDAVFTARVTGTPTTGPALTAAADAKIDVIHPALTVKPVAAQAQARPGDDVTITVTVANTGDTPLTKITLTGCAHTLDQLATGAAATYTCTVKAAPDDFTTTVNATANDPTTRPVTASGTTNVDVIHPELAIMADAEPYQVREGDTVTFSLLVKNVGDVPLTKVSVVDDHTAACARDFATLAPDAEETYTCTTVAGKTGFTSTTKATGTDPTQRTVTSSAQASFEVLQPKLTVTKTSAEGPFAPDDSVRFDLVLTNTGDTELHDVHVTDPQAPECTRTFSTLPVNGIQRYPCTTTATGTTTDTTQVTATPTRGAPITTTANAPVPVIHPGLTVRTDHLDQPIRSGDPVTYLTTVRNTGDAALHDVTVRATDAACAFTLPRLEPDAETLRACTLTAQTTAVTDTTATAHDPAGHQLTATTTTTTNVENSAAPKRARPTPRPALNLTEQADPTANPGDTVTFLVTAANTGTTPLTLDGHHLDPGSRREWTRTATAPRAGTLTDAVEVTAQPDAEKPLTVRAAATVRILDPHARTTAQTQPIPGPDPDRTTDALVSLALLAAGALLLRVTRRPRA; this is encoded by the coding sequence AGCAGAATTACCACCAAGTGGTGTACGGCGATTTCCTCTACGCCGGCAACAGCGTGGTCGAGTGCACGCCGAGTGCCGCCGACTGCGCGAAAGCCGCCAGTCGCGAGACGAAGAAGCCCGCCGGCGATTTCGCGTTGCGATGGTCCGATGTGGACTCCGACGCGAGCACGTTCGACTCCTCCACCGCGTCGGTCACGATCCCACCGGGCGCGAAGGTCGCGTTCGCGCGGCTGAGCTGGGGTGGCACGAGGACAGCGTGCGCGAGTCCCGCCGGCGCGCCGAAGACGCAGGCCGTGCAGTTTTCCGTTGGCGCAGCCAAGGCCGACGTCACGCCCGGGTCCTACGCCGAGGACGCCAAGTTCTACTCCGCCTACGCCGACGTGACCGGTCAGTTCGCGACAGCCCCGACCGGCGCGCCGCTCACCCTCACCGCCGCCAACGTCTGGACCACCGCCGGCCGCGAGTGCGGCGGGGGCTGGTCGGTGGCGATCGTCTTCTCCTACCCCGCGCGCGATCCGCAGTACGCGCCGGCCAAGCGCGCGATTTACGTCTACGACGGTCACGTGCCGCAGGGCGCGAACGGCCCCGCCACGACCACCACCGTCACCGGTTTCCGCGCGGCCTCGGCCGACGCTCACGTCGGCGTGACCGCCGAAGGCGGCGACTGGGGCACGACGGGTGACCGCTTCCTCATCAACGACAAACCCGTCGCCGAACCCGGCACCGGCGCGTCCGACAACTTCTTCGTTGCCAGCACCGACAACGCCGCGAAGCCCGATGTCAAAAACACCTTCGGAATCGACGCGAAAGCGTTCAGCAGCGACGCCGTGCCCAGCGCTGCGACCAGCGCGAAGCTCGCGTTCAGCACTACCGGCGACGATTTCGTCGCGCAGAACCTCGTGTTCTCCGTGCCCGTGCCGGATCTACAGCTCGTGACCCACGCCGATCCGCCGCGCGCGCACGCGGGCGGCCAGGTCACCGTGACGGTCGGTGTCACCAACCCGAACGACACCGCGGCCACCGGCGTCGAGGTGACCGACGAGCGCTTTTCCTCCTGTGCCAAGAAGATCGGCGAGCTCGCCGCGGGCGCGACCACGGGTTACCAGTGCACGGTGACCGCCCCGGACGGCGACGTCACGAGCGCCGCGAAGGTCACCGGCACCAGCACGCTCGGCGACGCACTCGACGGCAGCGCGACCACTCGCGTCGACGTCGTGCACCCGGCGATCACGCTCGCGCAGCAGGCCGACAAGGCGGCTTATCGCACCGGCGACCCCGTGACGTTCACGGTCACCGCCACCAACACCGGTGACGTGCCGCTCCACGACGTCGCCGTGACGGACGCGAAGGTCGGCGCGTGCGCGCGCACGATCGGGACACTCGCGCCGGGCCAGCACACCACCGGTACCTGCACGGCGAAGGCGCCGGTGCCCGACACCAGCGCTTCGGTTGCCGGAACCGATCCGCTGGGCAAGACGGTGACGGCCAACGCCGACGCCGACGTCCCCCTCATCGCGCCCGCGCTGGACGTCACCAAGACGGTGGACCCCGCCGTCGTCCACGCCGGTGAGCCGGCGACCTGGACGATCACCGTGCGCAACACCGGCGACAGCCCGCTGAACCCCGTGGTCGTCACCGACGCCACCACGCCGGCGTGCTCGCGGACGTTCGGCGCGCTCGCCGCCGGCGCCCAGCAGAGCTTCCCGTGCGTGGCGAACCCCGCATTGACCACGACGAACACCGTGACGGCGACCGGCACCGACCTGTCCGGCCAGCCCGTCACCGACACCGCGTCGGCCACGGCGAAGGTGATCCACCCGGCGTTGTCGCTCACGAAGACGGCCGCGCCGGCGCAGGTGCGCGAGGGGGACCGCGTGACCTTCACCGTCACGCTGAAGAACACCGGTGACGCGCCGCTCGACGGCGTCGCGGTGGCCGACGACCGCACACCCGGCTGTGTGCGGAAGTTCGGCACGCTCGCCCCGCAGGCCACGCAGACCTACCAGTGCGATTTGCTCGCGCCGGGCGACGACTTCACCGATCCCGCCGTCGCGACCGGCAAGGATGAGCTGGGCAAACAGCTCAGCGTGACGGCCGACGCGCCAGTCGACGTCATCCACCCCGCCGTCGCGGTCACGGAATCCGCCGCACCCGCGCAGGTACGCGAAGGGGACCGCGTGGCCTTCAGCGTCACGGTGAGCAACACCGGTGACGTCCCACTGGAGAAGCTCGCCGTGACCAGCGGTAAGGTTCCCGACTGCGCCAAGAAGCTCGGAACCCTGGCACCGCAAGGGAAACAGACCTTCACCTGCACCACGGTGGCCGGAACGGACGGCTTCACCAACTCCGTCACCGTCACGGGAACGGACCCGACCGCCCGCACCGTCACGGCGTCGGCCGACGCGAAGTTCACCGTCCAGCACCCGGCCGTCACGCTCGCCACCACCGTCCAAGGTGGACCCTTCCGCGAGCACGACAGCGTGCCTATCCAGGTCACCGTCAAGAACACCGGCGACACCCCCCTCACGAAACCCCACGTCACCACCGCGGCCCGCGCCGACGCGTGCACGCAGGACCACGACACCCTGACACCCGGTGCCACCTGGACCTTCAACTGCACCACCACCGCACCCGCCGACGACGTCACCGAATCGCTCACCGTCACCGCCACCCCACCGGTGGGACCGCTCGTGTCGGCGAGCGCCGAGGCCGCCATCGACGTGATCCACCCGGCCATCGCCGTCACGCAGACGGTCACGCCGACGGTCGTGCGGCCCGGCGAGCCGGCGACGTTCACGATCACCGCCACCAACACGGGCGACGCCGAACTACACGACGTCACCATCGAAGACCCAGCAGCACCCGAATGCGCCCACCGCCTCGGAACCCTGGCCCCGCAGGCGAAACAGAACTACACCTGCACCCACTCCGCCGGCGACGACCTCACCAGCACCGCGAAAGCCACCGGCACCGATCCGTCGAACCGCCCGGTCACCGCGACCGCCGGCGCGCACCTCGACGTGATCCACCCCGCCGTCACGATCACCCAGTCGGCAAAGCCGCAGCAAGTGCGTGAAGGGGACCAAGTCACCTTCACGATCACAGCGAGCAACACCGGCGACGTTCCGCTCACCAACGTGTCCATTGTGGACGACAAGACCCCGGCCTGCGCCCGCACGGACGGCAACACCCTCGCCCCCGGCGCCACCGACCACTACACCTGCACGACCGATGCCGGCTCCGACGGCTACACCAACACCGCGAAAGTCACCGCCACCGACCCACTCGGCGGCACCGTCACCGCGACAGCCGACGCCGCGTTCACCGTCGTCCACCCCGGCCTCTCGCTCACCCGCACCGTGCACGGCGGTCCCTTTCACGCCGGCGACGCCGTGACCACCACACTCACCGTCACCAACACCGGCGACTCACCGGTCACCGCTGTGCAAGTAGCCGACGACCGAGTACCGGCGTGCGCCAAGACCTTCGACACCCTCGCCCCCGGTGCGACCCAGTCCTACGATTGCACCTCACCCGCCCCCGCCGACGACGCCGTGTTCACCGCACGAGTCACCGGCACCCCCACCACCGGCCCCGCACTCACCGCGGCCGCCGACGCGAAGATCGACGTGATCCACCCGGCGCTCACCGTGAAACCCGTTGCCGCACAAGCACAAGCGCGGCCCGGCGACGACGTCACGATCACCGTCACCGTCGCCAACACCGGTGACACCCCGCTGACGAAAATCACCCTCACCGGCTGCGCCCACACCCTCGACCAGTTGGCCACCGGCGCCGCCGCCACCTACACCTGCACCGTCAAAGCCGCGCCCGACGACTTCACCACCACCGTCAACGCCACGGCCAACGACCCGACGACCCGCCCCGTGACCGCGTCCGGCACCACGAACGTCGACGTGATCCACCCCGAGCTCGCGATCATGGCCGACGCCGAGCCGTACCAGGTCCGCGAAGGCGACACCGTCACATTCTCCTTGCTGGTTAAGAACGTCGGCGACGTACCGCTGACCAAGGTGTCCGTTGTGGACGATCACACCGCCGCCTGCGCCCGCGACTTCGCCACCCTCGCGCCCGACGCCGAGGAGACCTACACCTGCACGACGGTCGCGGGCAAGACCGGTTTCACCAGCACCACCAAGGCCACCGGCACCGATCCGACACAACGCACGGTGACGTCATCGGCGCAAGCGTCGTTCGAGGTGCTGCAACCGAAACTCACCGTCACGAAAACCAGCGCCGAAGGTCCCTTCGCCCCCGACGACTCCGTGCGCTTCGACCTCGTCCTCACCAACACCGGCGACACCGAACTGCACGACGTCCACGTCACCGACCCCCAGGCTCCCGAATGCACGCGGACCTTCTCGACGCTGCCCGTCAACGGCATCCAGCGCTACCCGTGCACCACCACCGCGACCGGCACGACCACCGACACCACTCAGGTCACCGCCACCCCGACCCGCGGCGCCCCCATCACCACCACCGCGAACGCGCCCGTCCCCGTGATCCACCCCGGACTCACCGTCAGGACCGATCACCTCGACCAGCCCATCCGTTCCGGTGACCCTGTGACGTACCTGACGACCGTCCGCAACACCGGAGACGCAGCACTGCACGACGTGACCGTTCGCGCCACCGACGCGGCCTGCGCGTTCACGCTGCCCAGACTCGAGCCCGACGCCGAAACCCTCCGCGCCTGCACCCTCACAGCCCAAACGACCGCCGTCACCGACACCACCGCCACCGCTCACGACCCCGCCGGCCACCAGCTCACGGCGACCACCACCACGACCACCAACGTCGAGAACTCCGCTGCCCCCAAGCGGGCCCGACCCACCCCACGCCCAGCCCTCAACCTCACCGAACAAGCCGACCCCACCGCGAACCCCGGCGACACCGTCACGTTCCTCGTCACCGCCGCCAACACCGGCACCACCCCGCTCACACTCGACGGCCACCACCTCGACCCCGGCAGCCGGCGCGAATGGACCCGCACCGCCACCGCACCCCGCGCAGGCACGCTCACCGACGCCGTCGAAGTCACGGCCCAACCCGACGCCGAAAAACCGCTCACCGTCCGAGCCGCCGCGACCGTCCGGATCCTCGACCCCCACGCCCGAACGACCGCACAAACGCAGCCGATCCCCGGCCCCGATCCGGACCGAACCACCGACGCGTTGGTCAGCCTCGCCCTCCTCGCCGCAGGTGCGCTCCTCCTGCGCGTCACCCGCAGGCCACGAGCGTGA
- a CDS encoding CAP domain-containing protein, whose protein sequence is MATLSSSATGQSDPLSGVPPVDPYAKQPSSSTPGGTPAAGGAGGTPTSGSTAPTTPTSAGPGPTSTPASGTPGTGTPAPPKPNPKTTPTSTTPARTTNPSMAGQIVDLVNDERAKAGCDPVAEESHLDQAAQDHSDDMSARNYFSHDTPEGKHFDERIRDSGYSKPGAENIAKGATSAKQVMQLWMNSSGHRANILNCSLTKLGVGVTTAGWYWTQDFGY, encoded by the coding sequence GTGGCGACGCTCAGTAGCTCCGCCACAGGTCAGTCCGACCCGCTGTCCGGCGTACCGCCGGTCGATCCCTACGCGAAGCAGCCGTCGTCGTCCACTCCGGGCGGCACCCCGGCCGCGGGCGGCGCGGGCGGCACCCCGACGTCCGGTTCGACCGCCCCCACGACGCCGACCTCCGCCGGCCCCGGCCCCACGTCGACGCCCGCGTCCGGCACCCCGGGCACCGGCACCCCCGCGCCGCCCAAGCCGAATCCCAAGACCACCCCGACGTCGACGACCCCGGCCCGCACCACGAACCCCTCGATGGCAGGCCAGATTGTGGACCTCGTGAACGACGAGCGCGCCAAGGCCGGCTGCGACCCCGTCGCCGAGGAGTCACACCTCGACCAGGCCGCGCAGGACCACAGCGACGACATGTCGGCCCGCAACTACTTCTCGCACGACACGCCTGAGGGCAAGCACTTCGACGAGCGCATCCGCGACTCCGGCTACAGCAAGCCGGGTGCCGAGAACATCGCGAAGGGCGCGACGAGCGCGAAGCAGGTGATGCAGCTGTGGATGAACTCCAGCGGCCACCGCGCGAACATCCTCAACTGCTCGCTGACCAAGCTCGGCGTCGGCGTGACCACCGCCGGCTGGTACTGGACACAGGACTTCGGGTACTGA
- a CDS encoding cation diffusion facilitator family transporter encodes MSEQEESGGESTLTVLLAGGVNLAIAILKLIAGIITGSGAMLSEAAHSFADTITEVLLLTALKRSERPADRVHPFGYGKERYFWSLLAAVSIFASGAMFALYEGFTTVFGESEDQTNPIVGYAVLGIAFVLEGVSWLQAIRQVRKESRQERRSFFTYLRMIDDPAPKTVLFEDSAALIGLLLAFAGIGLHQLTGSSVWDGIASILIGLLLACVAYLLGRTNRGLLVGRQADPRIVRGVRDHLVSAPEIEALVDLQTMLMGTDQVLVCARVDFDDSLGAADVEVACVRIAGELTEGFHDVTEVFIEPVPRSDPNLRAAVLARYGDLTTQPIEDSQ; translated from the coding sequence GTGAGCGAGCAAGAGGAATCGGGCGGTGAGAGCACCCTCACGGTGCTGCTGGCCGGCGGCGTGAACCTGGCCATCGCCATCCTGAAGTTGATCGCCGGGATCATCACCGGCTCGGGCGCGATGCTGTCGGAGGCCGCGCACTCCTTCGCCGACACCATCACCGAGGTCCTGCTGCTCACCGCGCTCAAGCGTTCGGAGCGCCCCGCCGACCGGGTCCACCCGTTCGGCTACGGCAAGGAGCGCTACTTCTGGTCGCTGCTGGCGGCCGTCTCGATCTTCGCCTCGGGCGCGATGTTCGCGCTGTACGAGGGCTTCACCACCGTGTTCGGCGAAAGCGAAGACCAGACGAACCCGATCGTCGGCTACGCGGTGCTGGGCATCGCGTTCGTCCTCGAAGGCGTGTCGTGGCTGCAGGCGATCCGGCAGGTGCGCAAGGAGTCCCGGCAGGAGCGGCGTTCGTTCTTCACCTACCTGCGCATGATCGACGACCCCGCGCCGAAGACCGTGCTGTTCGAGGACTCGGCCGCGTTGATCGGTCTGCTGCTCGCGTTCGCCGGCATCGGGTTGCACCAGCTCACGGGCTCGTCGGTGTGGGACGGCATCGCGTCGATCCTCATCGGACTGCTGCTCGCGTGCGTCGCGTACCTGCTGGGGCGCACCAACCGGGGCCTGCTTGTCGGCCGGCAGGCGGACCCGCGGATCGTGCGCGGAGTGCGCGACCACCTCGTGTCGGCGCCGGAGATCGAGGCGCTGGTGGACTTGCAGACGATGCTGATGGGTACCGACCAGGTGCTGGTGTGTGCCCGCGTGGACTTCGACGATTCACTGGGTGCGGCCGACGTCGAGGTCGCCTGCGTGCGGATCGCGGGCGAGCTGACCGAGGGCTTCCACGACGTCACCGAGGTGTTCATCGAGCCGGTGCCGCGGTCGGATCCGAACCTGCGGGCGGCGGTGCTGGCGCGCTACGGCGACTTGACCACGCAGCCGATCGAGGATTCGCAGTAG
- a CDS encoding DUF742 domain-containing protein, translated as MPEEFAGEPVVGDGWVSDPSPVPGPRTLVRPYVLTRGRTHSRRNLAIEALVKANARDPRWHSPQVKGEFRIVRSLCLYPRSVAEVAATLSVPLGVARVLLDDLAELGLVTIHAPQRKEDGRPAIALMERVLSGLNRL; from the coding sequence GTGCCCGAGGAGTTCGCGGGCGAGCCCGTGGTGGGCGACGGATGGGTCTCCGACCCATCGCCGGTCCCCGGCCCGCGGACACTCGTCCGGCCGTACGTCCTCACCCGCGGTCGCACGCACTCCCGCCGCAACCTCGCCATCGAGGCGCTCGTGAAGGCCAACGCCCGGGACCCGCGCTGGCACTCGCCTCAGGTGAAGGGCGAGTTTCGGATCGTGCGGTCGCTGTGCCTGTACCCGCGGTCGGTGGCGGAGGTCGCCGCCACGTTGAGCGTTCCCCTCGGCGTCGCCCGGGTTCTGCTCGACGACCTGGCCGAGCTCGGCCTCGTGACGATCCACGCGCCGCAGCGCAAAGAGGACGGCCGGCCGGCGATCGCGCTCATGGAGCGAGTGCTTTCGGGTCTCAACCGACTCTGA